Proteins from one Streptosporangiales bacterium genomic window:
- a CDS encoding OsmC family peroxiredoxin, translating into MSVPADRRRLRERQRPLKDRYGAEPGAAVLRLRAEGSLAQTGVTCSVDTGRALVEAGLHAAAGGDGSSACSGDLLLQALVACAGVTLRAVAVNRGLDVTGTVRAEGELDLRGTLGVDRDVPVGFRTILLHFDLHSDAPAEDLAALVATSEAYCVVLQTLAGGTRLRVTHDAT; encoded by the coding sequence ATGAGCGTCCCGGCGGACCGCCGGCGGCTGCGCGAACGGCAGCGCCCGCTCAAGGACCGGTACGGCGCGGAGCCCGGTGCCGCGGTGCTGCGGCTGCGTGCCGAGGGGTCGCTGGCACAGACCGGCGTGACCTGCTCGGTCGACACGGGCAGGGCGCTCGTCGAGGCCGGGCTGCACGCGGCCGCGGGTGGGGACGGCTCGTCGGCGTGCTCGGGCGACCTCCTGCTGCAGGCGCTCGTCGCCTGCGCGGGCGTCACCCTGCGCGCCGTCGCGGTCAACCGAGGCCTGGATGTCACCGGAACCGTGCGCGCCGAGGGTGAGCTCGACCTGCGGGGAACACTCGGCGTGGACCGTGACGTCCCGGTCGGCTTCCGGACGATCCTGCTGCACTTCGACCTGCACTCCGACGCGCCGGCCGAGGACCTGGCGGCGCTCGTCGCCACGAGCGAGGCGTACTGCGTCGTGCTCCAGACCCTGGCCGGCGGCACCCGGTTGCGAGTCACGCACGACGCGACCTGA